In one window of Leptospira sp. GIMC2001 DNA:
- a CDS encoding rhodanese-like domain-containing protein → MNWNFLTQEIKDNDFLIDCRTLNAYEEETLVGAYYYSFIKKAFGSDPESYKKLASPVHAVMAEIQSSGSNRVVVFDEGMGMYAARMLFFIRSMGFKEAYLYGGKWPIEGKKSQGQKKIEPPIEDKLKPVEGVVDKAFMEKNLTRLQIFDTRTKEEYDGKIPRLTSPEEGTLCGRLPGSFLWDWRNLFDNDGMIIDKSIFRRRMNGFPFMPERPTVLYDYNGARSCLLALMLREFGYQEVYTYQGSWFEYRKSNLPKQATSIFGAKNPTPAPPRVGGMDKKKI, encoded by the coding sequence TTGAACTGGAACTTTTTAACACAAGAAATCAAAGATAACGACTTTTTAATCGATTGCCGTACTTTGAACGCTTATGAAGAAGAAACATTGGTAGGTGCATACTACTATTCATTCATAAAAAAAGCATTCGGTTCTGATCCTGAGTCATATAAAAAACTTGCGAGCCCCGTGCATGCAGTAATGGCTGAGATTCAAAGTAGCGGATCCAATCGAGTCGTCGTTTTTGATGAAGGAATGGGGATGTATGCCGCAAGGATGTTATTTTTTATACGATCCATGGGTTTCAAAGAAGCTTATTTATATGGCGGTAAATGGCCAATAGAAGGCAAGAAATCTCAAGGCCAAAAGAAAATTGAACCGCCTATCGAAGATAAATTGAAGCCAGTAGAAGGCGTCGTTGATAAAGCATTTATGGAAAAGAATTTGACTCGTTTGCAAATTTTTGATACGCGAACTAAAGAAGAATATGATGGTAAGATACCAAGACTTACCAGTCCTGAAGAAGGAACTTTATGCGGAAGATTGCCAGGTTCATTTTTATGGGATTGGAGAAATCTTTTTGACAACGATGGAATGATCATCGATAAATCTATTTTTCGAAGAAGAATGAACGGCTTTCCTTTTATGCCAGAGCGACCGACCGTTTTGTACGATTACAATGGTGCAAGATCTTGTCTGCTTGCTCTCATGTTGCGAGAATTTGGTTACCAAGAAGTTTATACGTATCAGGGATCTTGGTTTGAATACCGCAAGTCCAATCTACCGAAGCAAGCTACTTCAATCTTTGGTGCAAAAAATCCAACTCCAGCACCTCCTCGTGTTGGTGGAATGGACAAGAAAAAAATTTAG
- a CDS encoding S1C family serine protease, producing the protein MISNRSKFINQNWILLLFFYPIFILNSQPNEGTVFNQVFQSVVLVKNESFLTESGTKPWMKESFTTGLGSGIIIAPNLVLTNAHVVMDSKFLTIRHYNKKKAYTAKIKHIATDCDLALLEVEDEDFNQGVKIFSFADQLPTLGSELLVLGYPNGTENLTVEKGNVLSLEKLRYSFSGLDFRNVIKIKASVFPGNSGGPAFQGDKIIGIAFQISKTGRDIAYLIPTTVIQHFLKDVEDGKYDGFPNLGFTYQSGYPSGIKEYSKIPLDTKGILLNSIYPKSSFFDYLKEQDYIYRVDDYFINNEGEVLAEKRVSLVDYIENKFVGDSVRFYFYRGGQKFKATANLGLTESLDLYREDSGIFYLNAGLVFQPLSRVFFSGVDPSLMDSSAKYHFSYFIQDKLYRFGERDILLSYVFDDPENFRNNRYKYKVLETINGYAPKDIKEFQMFWKRFHNEPILLKFRGIDLPIVLTPENIKKINTRVMKRYGVENELR; encoded by the coding sequence ATGATAAGCAATAGATCAAAATTTATAAATCAAAATTGGATACTTTTATTATTCTTCTATCCAATTTTTATTTTGAATTCTCAACCCAATGAAGGCACTGTATTCAATCAGGTTTTTCAATCTGTTGTCCTAGTAAAAAACGAAAGCTTTCTTACTGAATCCGGAACTAAACCTTGGATGAAAGAATCGTTTACAACCGGACTTGGTTCTGGAATTATTATAGCACCTAATCTTGTATTGACGAATGCGCACGTTGTGATGGATTCCAAATTTCTCACAATTCGTCATTATAATAAAAAGAAAGCCTATACAGCAAAAATAAAACATATTGCGACAGATTGCGATCTCGCCTTGCTCGAAGTTGAGGATGAAGATTTCAACCAAGGGGTAAAAATATTTAGTTTCGCTGATCAATTGCCAACCTTAGGTTCTGAATTATTGGTTCTCGGATATCCCAATGGAACTGAGAACCTAACAGTAGAAAAGGGAAATGTTCTAAGTTTAGAAAAGTTAAGGTATTCCTTTAGTGGATTGGATTTCCGGAATGTGATAAAAATCAAAGCCTCGGTATTTCCAGGAAATTCTGGAGGCCCCGCTTTTCAAGGTGACAAAATCATAGGAATCGCATTCCAGATTAGTAAGACAGGAAGAGATATTGCCTACTTAATTCCAACCACAGTAATTCAACATTTTCTAAAAGATGTTGAAGATGGTAAATATGACGGTTTCCCAAATTTAGGATTCACATACCAATCTGGATATCCAAGTGGAATAAAAGAATATTCCAAAATACCTCTAGATACAAAAGGTATTTTACTAAATTCAATCTATCCCAAAAGTTCCTTTTTCGATTATTTAAAGGAGCAAGACTATATTTATCGAGTCGATGACTATTTCATAAACAATGAAGGCGAAGTGTTAGCTGAGAAAAGAGTGAGCTTAGTCGACTACATCGAAAATAAATTTGTTGGAGATTCAGTAAGATTTTATTTTTACCGAGGTGGGCAGAAATTCAAAGCAACTGCGAATCTAGGTTTAACTGAATCTTTAGATTTATATCGTGAAGATTCTGGAATTTTCTATTTGAATGCAGGTTTAGTATTCCAACCTCTATCGAGAGTATTTTTTTCTGGTGTTGATCCATCCTTGATGGATAGCTCTGCCAAATACCATTTTAGCTATTTCATCCAGGACAAATTGTACAGATTTGGTGAGAGAGACATTTTGTTGAGTTATGTTTTTGACGATCCAGAAAATTTTAGAAACAATCGATATAAATACAAAGTCTTAGAGACAATCAATGGATATGCACCTAAAGATATCAAAGAATTTCAAATGTTTTGGAAAAGATTTCACAATGAACCA